From Penaeus chinensis breed Huanghai No. 1 chromosome 43, ASM1920278v2, whole genome shotgun sequence, a single genomic window includes:
- the LOC125048383 gene encoding uncharacterized protein LOC125048383, protein MRITMLIRLLKIIIKSVILTILFVLLVHHLKEDHVTPTSSPTLRYWDRNALKVKGRYSGYFLPYIVTPLLGESLREGTLKEIYPTIERSFLADEVRFPAGVVKDYVEGTVPSYSIKRASSESSADALVNRKLTKIKDYFDYLQHPRLRCRKLKRMGGTYSCDGQGDEDGMDGHKYVCMDPSLELGGTKDPKSCLTLSYGVHKDATFDGDVAELQCEVHMFDVLNFNPLLAHEVDHVHFHVEGLARKTIINFYPNVNMSVEMNDVLGHMLKYKLDPRPVNILKIDIEGSEWDALADVTTKEGLKILELVGQIAIELHVVDLVQELTVKGLDSKPPDQWLDVLQKRFDILMGLEDMGFRPVVYWDNVQDKFALHDEAGVRYETAGEVLFVNTNWYNATFKRTLVEEGVMFRGDFKEFIGASSNNHMNLTPTFVKHSIRAQSWGPVSSISISIIESMPAFYADDTCFYTSGNSIVEHVLISVINSSRGLQ, encoded by the exons atgaGAATCACCATGTTAATCCGCCTTCTCAAAATTATCATTAAGTCCGTAATCCTCACgatcctctttgtcctcctcgtCCACCACTTAAAAGAGGATCACGTGACCCCAACGTCATCTCCGACGCTAAGATATTGGGATCGAAACGCCTTAAAAGTAAAAGGTCGATATTCAGGATATTTCTTGCCTTACATCGTGACGCCCTTGTTAGGAGAGTCGCTTCGGGAAGGGACACTGAAGGAAATTTATCCCACGATCGAGCGAAGTTTTCTCGCTGATGAAGTTCGGTTTCCTGCGGGCGTCGTGAAGGATTACGTCGAAGG aACCGTCCCGAGTTACAGCATCAAACGAGCGAGCAGCGAATCCTCTGCCGACGCGTTAGTAAACCGAAAACTAACAAAGATCAAGGACTATTTCGACTACCTACAGCATCCGCGACTGAGATGCAGGAAAttgaagagaatgggaggaaccTATTCTTGTGATGGCCAGGGAGATGAAGACGGGATGGATGgccataag taCGTGTGTATGGACCCTAGCCTCGAACTTGGGGGGACAAAAGACCCGAAATCCTGCCTTACGCTATCTTATGGTGTTCACAAGGATGCAACCTTTGACGGAGATGTTGCAGAGTTGCAGTGTGAAGTTCATATGTTTGATGTTCTCAACTTCAACCCTCTTTTAGCCCATGAAGTTGATCATGTTCACTTCCATGTG GAGGGCCTGGCTCGCAAAACAATCATCAACTTTTACCCCAACGTCAACATGAGCGTCGAAATGAATGACGTCCTCGGGCATATGCTGAAGTATAAACTCGACCCTCGGCCTGTAAATATCCTGAAG attgacaTTGAAGGGTCGGAGTGGGATGCCCTTGCAGACGTGACAACTAAAGAAGGATTGAAAATACTTGAACTCGTTGGCCAG ATCGCGATTGAGTTACACGTCGTGGACTTGGTACAAGAACTGACCGTTAAAGGGCTGGACTCCAAGCCTCCCGACCAATGGCTGGACGTTTTACAAAAGCGGTTCGACATTCTCATGGGCTTGGAG gaCATGGGCTTCCGACCCGTGGTGTACTGGGACAATGTGCAGGACAAGTTCGCGCTTCACGACGAGGCCGGCGTGCGCTACGAGACGGCTGGCGAGGTCCTCTTCGTCAACACCAATTGGTACAACGCGACGTTTAAGCGCACGTTGGTGGAAGAAGGTGTTATGTTCCGTG GAGACTTTAAAGAATTTATCGGGGCCTCCAGCAACAACCACATGAACCTCACTCCA ACTTTTGTAAAGCATTCGATACG GGCTCAGTCTTGGGGCCCAGTCTCTTCCATTAGTATATCAATAATAGAGTCAATGCCAGCTTTCTATGCCGATGATACTTGCTTTTACACTTCAGGAAACTCTATTGTGGAACATGTTTTGATATCAGTGATTAACAGTTCAAGGGGCCTTCAATAG